One window from the genome of Terriglobales bacterium encodes:
- a CDS encoding methyltransferase: MASGYWVSQAIYTAAKLGIADVLTDGPKSVDEIANAVEADADSLRRLLRVLSMLNVCQITKSERFELTALGRSLQSGVSGSQRAIVLTLGELHYKAWGHLCESVQTGHPGFCSVFGSPMFDFLEENSNAGEIFNLAMTDFSAFVAHALLVSYDFSGIKSLVDVGGGCGKLLTSILEVYPSLQGVIVDLPGVIDAACERIRSHPCRDRCTAISGNFFQSVPPGGDVYLLSGVIHDWDDEAAQVILKNCRNSMRPQAKVLAVECVVPESDEPSFSKLLDLNMMVMTGGRERTEREFRELFGNSGLRVTKVVSTASPLRIIEAIRN, translated from the coding sequence ATGGCGAGTGGGTACTGGGTTTCACAGGCAATTTATACCGCCGCGAAGCTTGGCATTGCAGACGTGCTAACTGACGGCCCTAAATCGGTGGATGAAATCGCGAATGCCGTCGAGGCGGACGCAGATTCCTTGCGTAGACTCTTGCGCGTGCTGTCCATGCTCAACGTTTGTCAAATTACGAAGTCGGAGCGGTTCGAGCTGACGGCACTGGGCAGATCGCTGCAGTCGGGTGTTTCAGGATCACAGCGCGCGATCGTGCTGACTCTAGGTGAACTTCACTATAAAGCGTGGGGCCATCTGTGTGAGAGCGTGCAAACAGGCCATCCCGGGTTTTGCAGCGTCTTCGGCTCTCCAATGTTCGATTTCCTGGAAGAGAACTCCAATGCAGGCGAGATCTTCAATCTCGCGATGACAGATTTCTCAGCATTTGTCGCACACGCCTTACTGGTCTCTTATGACTTTTCCGGAATTAAGTCACTGGTGGATGTAGGTGGCGGCTGCGGGAAGCTATTGACGAGCATTCTGGAGGTTTATCCAAGTTTGCAAGGCGTTATCGTCGATCTTCCTGGCGTTATCGACGCAGCTTGTGAGCGCATACGGTCACATCCTTGCCGCGATCGTTGCACCGCAATCTCCGGAAATTTCTTTCAATCAGTCCCGCCTGGTGGAGACGTGTATTTACTCAGCGGCGTCATCCATGATTGGGACGATGAAGCAGCTCAAGTAATCTTGAAGAATTGCCGAAACTCAATGCGTCCACAAGCTAAAGTCCTAGCCGTTGAATGCGTCGTGCCCGAGAGTGACGAGCCATCTTTCAGCAAGCTGCTCGATTTGAACATGATGGTTATGACAGGCGGTCGTGAGCGAACCGAGCGCGAGTTTCGTGAGTTGTTCGGTAATTCTGGGTTAAGAGTAACTAAAGTCGTTTCTACGGCGTCCCCACTGCGAATCATCGAAGCGATTCGTAACTAG
- a CDS encoding cupredoxin domain-containing protein, whose protein sequence is MSRILRTLPMFALALIASVSYARHAGASSPKIIELKAKRFTFTPGEITLKKDEPVVLRLSTEDVTHGLSLEQLQIDATIEPGKASDVAITPRQTGRFVAACNHFCGAGHRNMHLVVNVLE, encoded by the coding sequence ATGTCACGAATCCTGAGAACACTTCCCATGTTCGCCTTGGCGTTAATCGCCAGCGTATCGTACGCTCGTCACGCCGGCGCATCGTCACCCAAGATAATCGAGCTGAAGGCAAAGCGCTTCACGTTCACTCCTGGCGAGATCACTCTAAAAAAGGATGAACCCGTCGTGTTACGACTCAGCACCGAAGATGTTACTCACGGTCTATCCTTGGAGCAGCTCCAAATCGACGCGACTATCGAGCCAGGAAAAGCATCGGATGTTGCCATTACTCCAAGACAGACCGGCAGGTTCGTTGCAGCCTGCAACCATTTTTGTGGGGCTGGACACCGCAATATGCACCTGGTAGTTAACGTTCTGGAGTAA
- a CDS encoding sigma-70 family RNA polymerase sigma factor has product MGSSADTGEKVARFEAVVLPHFDAAYNLARWMTRNTSDAEDVTQEAMLRAFRFFDTFRGENGRVWLLTIVRNTCLTWIRRHLPQQNSAEFDERLHTDLQASLTPESEYLRQATGEQVRRAIEHLPPEYREAILMRELEQLSYKEIATVTQSPLGTVMSRISRARSMLRQLIDAQRRAEVKQND; this is encoded by the coding sequence ATGGGAAGCTCGGCGGATACTGGCGAGAAGGTGGCGCGGTTTGAAGCAGTAGTTTTGCCTCACTTCGATGCTGCATACAACCTTGCGCGCTGGATGACTCGAAACACTAGCGATGCTGAAGACGTGACGCAAGAGGCGATGTTACGTGCGTTCCGCTTCTTCGACACGTTCCGCGGAGAGAATGGGCGCGTTTGGCTGTTAACGATTGTTCGCAATACGTGCCTGACCTGGATCCGGCGGCACCTACCACAGCAAAATTCAGCTGAGTTCGACGAACGTTTGCATACCGACTTGCAGGCGTCTCTTACGCCCGAGTCGGAGTATCTGCGACAGGCCACTGGGGAGCAGGTGCGACGTGCGATTGAACATCTGCCGCCGGAGTATAGGGAAGCAATACTGATGCGCGAGCTGGAACAACTGTCATATAAGGAGATTGCCACTGTCACTCAGTCGCCTCTTGGGACGGTGATGTCCCGCATTTCTCGAGCCCGAAGCATGCTGAGGCAGTTGATTGATGCCCAAAGACGGGCGGAGGTGAAGCAGAATGATTAA
- a CDS encoding 3-oxoacyl-[acyl-carrier-protein] synthase III C-terminal domain-containing protein, whose amino-acid sequence MATPIFQVSQEEAFAHSGYRDEATRRIFSRSGIEYRHFYFHNGIRIDEGSDELNRRYVRGAMEIGCRAIRKCLESAGLTERDIDLFVLCSSTGYSCPDIASRLIGHMGFRSGIQRAPILGLGCGGALPSLQRACDFVRTHIGQVALVLTVEICSACYYRDDTLETVIGNAICADGAAAALLIAGAPPDPPFPEIVDFESFIDPKHLGSVGFEHRDGKLRIVLGSEVRQLAPGLLEGALCPLLARNNLRHSDIRFWVVHPGGRRVIDSVQKHLNLSDSELQFSRDVLRNYGNMSSATAMFVFHEVVHNGKPKAGDWGVMAALGPGMAAEAALLRW is encoded by the coding sequence GTGGCAACGCCAATCTTTCAGGTCAGCCAGGAAGAGGCCTTTGCACATTCAGGCTATCGGGATGAAGCTACCCGCAGAATTTTCTCGAGATCTGGCATTGAATATCGTCACTTCTATTTCCACAATGGGATTAGGATCGATGAAGGTTCCGATGAGCTGAATCGGCGATATGTTCGCGGCGCAATGGAAATTGGTTGCCGCGCAATTCGAAAGTGTCTTGAGTCCGCGGGTTTGACGGAGCGGGATATCGATTTGTTCGTGCTATGCAGCTCGACTGGCTACAGTTGCCCCGACATTGCCAGTCGACTGATAGGACACATGGGATTTCGTTCTGGCATTCAGCGAGCACCCATCCTCGGACTCGGCTGCGGTGGAGCCCTCCCCAGCTTGCAACGAGCCTGCGATTTCGTGCGGACTCACATAGGTCAAGTAGCGCTTGTATTGACGGTAGAGATTTGTTCGGCATGCTACTACCGCGATGACACGCTTGAAACCGTTATTGGGAATGCAATCTGCGCTGATGGTGCTGCGGCGGCTTTACTAATCGCGGGAGCGCCGCCAGATCCGCCGTTCCCAGAGATTGTTGACTTCGAATCCTTTATTGATCCTAAGCACCTGGGGAGCGTTGGCTTTGAACATCGGGATGGGAAGCTGCGCATCGTCTTGGGCTCTGAAGTGCGGCAGCTGGCCCCTGGCCTTTTAGAGGGAGCGCTGTGTCCACTATTGGCGCGAAATAACCTTCGCCATTCAGACATTCGCTTTTGGGTTGTCCATCCCGGAGGACGCAGAGTTATCGATAGCGTTCAGAAGCACTTGAATCTTTCAGATTCCGAATTGCAATTTTCGAGAGATGTGCTTCGCAACTACGGGAACATGTCATCGGCAACCGCGATGTTTGTGTTCCATGAGGTAGTCCACAACGGCAAGCCGAAAGCTGGAGATTGGGGCGTTATGGCTGCGCTCGGTCCCGGGATGGCGGCGGAAGCAGCTCTACTCAGATGGTGA
- a CDS encoding ABC transporter permease: MDSTHGSVLASISLENLASDLRCAIRSLTKSPGFSLAVISALALGIGVNTAIFTVVNTVLLHPLPYPDSERMVRIGRSTINASEPMVGFWKRNNPGFEDLTAYLPGATVNLIGGERPELVDVMKASKNYFHFFGATPIIGRTFTPDDDRPGGAHVVVISYGLWQRRFGGDAAVLGKAITLGSSSYTVIGVCPPMFKPEPSADLWVPLQADANSTNEAHVLVVAARLPAGVTLAHANSMMRVLGQRYVQTHPQQLGHDEQLQVSYLQWQMTDDVRPALLILLGAVGLVLLIACANVANLLLTRSLGRQREIAIRSAIGASRSRIIRQLLSESLLLALAGGVFGLAIGSVAVRALLALTPPDLPRLQELSSIAALDPTVTTFTFAIAIVTGLLFGLFPALQVSRPDLVSSLKESSSQAGASVKQNRTRSLLVAAEVTIAVVLLCGAILLIRSFAAMHKVDLGFDPRQLLTMEISLDTSLKSSDADLLSSKLVNSVERIPGVESAALASALPLRGGMDMVFDLPGHAPLEGFKFTGDVQWRFISAHYFSVLHIPLRSGRLFREQEATRTVIISEAMARKYWPNSNPVGQTILIGDHLGPGFDQGPVVIVGVVGNVRERLQVGGAPVMYQMLSQIPDRALALVDNLEHSAILVRTRPGVAPMSVSNAINERLLRVGNMATTKVRTMDQVSFDSTARQNFNLLLLGIFAGIALLLATLGIYAVISYNVGQRTHEIGIRGALGASRQDILSLILNQALRMVLAGVAVGAPAAFALTRLLRAQLFGVTPADPLTFAAVPAIMLALAIAAACIPAVQASRVDPIAALRHE; the protein is encoded by the coding sequence ATGGACTCCACACACGGTTCCGTCCTGGCGTCGATCTCGTTAGAGAATCTTGCTTCTGATCTCCGCTGTGCAATTCGCAGCCTGACCAAATCGCCGGGATTCAGTCTGGCTGTCATCAGCGCGCTGGCTCTCGGCATTGGCGTCAACACGGCGATCTTTACCGTAGTCAACACCGTTCTTCTCCATCCGTTGCCATATCCCGATTCGGAACGGATGGTTCGCATTGGGCGTTCGACGATCAACGCTTCGGAACCAATGGTCGGCTTTTGGAAACGGAATAATCCCGGCTTCGAGGACCTTACGGCTTACCTGCCCGGCGCCACGGTGAACCTGATTGGCGGCGAGCGGCCTGAGTTGGTGGACGTGATGAAGGCTTCGAAGAATTACTTTCATTTCTTTGGCGCGACTCCCATTATAGGAAGAACGTTTACGCCCGACGACGATCGCCCCGGCGGCGCTCACGTGGTTGTGATCAGCTACGGGCTTTGGCAGCGACGGTTTGGAGGTGATGCTGCGGTCCTGGGCAAGGCGATCACGCTAGGTAGTTCGTCATACACAGTAATTGGCGTCTGTCCTCCGATGTTCAAACCAGAGCCAAGCGCCGATCTCTGGGTGCCCCTGCAGGCGGATGCGAACAGCACCAACGAGGCTCATGTTCTCGTGGTCGCCGCGCGGCTGCCCGCAGGCGTGACGCTCGCTCACGCCAATTCCATGATGCGCGTGCTTGGCCAACGCTACGTCCAAACTCATCCGCAGCAGTTGGGCCATGATGAACAGCTCCAGGTTAGTTATCTCCAGTGGCAGATGACTGATGATGTTCGGCCGGCGTTACTGATCCTGCTCGGCGCCGTGGGGCTAGTGTTGCTGATCGCATGCGCCAATGTTGCCAACCTGCTGCTGACGCGATCTCTCGGCCGTCAGCGGGAGATCGCAATTCGCTCGGCCATCGGGGCAAGCCGCTCGCGAATTATCCGACAACTGCTCAGCGAAAGTTTATTATTGGCGCTCGCCGGAGGCGTGTTTGGCCTAGCGATTGGATCGGTGGCAGTACGCGCGCTGCTGGCCCTAACACCTCCTGATCTGCCACGACTGCAGGAGCTCAGTTCAATCGCGGCGCTCGATCCAACTGTGACCACGTTCACCTTCGCGATTGCCATCGTCACCGGACTGCTCTTCGGCCTCTTTCCTGCCCTGCAGGTCTCGCGTCCCGATTTGGTTTCATCGCTCAAGGAATCCAGCAGTCAGGCCGGCGCTAGTGTCAAGCAAAATCGCACCCGCAGTCTGCTGGTAGCGGCGGAGGTCACCATCGCAGTGGTCCTTCTATGCGGCGCTATTCTGCTAATTCGAAGCTTTGCTGCCATGCATAAGGTGGATCTCGGATTTGATCCGCGCCAACTTCTGACAATGGAAATCTCGCTCGACACAAGTTTGAAATCGAGCGATGCTGACCTGCTCAGTAGCAAACTCGTCAATTCGGTGGAGCGAATCCCCGGAGTGGAATCGGCAGCGCTCGCAAGCGCACTTCCGCTTCGTGGAGGAATGGACATGGTATTTGACCTTCCAGGGCATGCCCCACTCGAAGGATTCAAGTTCACCGGGGACGTCCAATGGCGCTTCATCTCTGCGCACTACTTTAGTGTGCTCCATATCCCACTACGCTCCGGGCGTCTGTTTCGCGAACAGGAGGCGACCCGGACGGTAATCATCAGTGAAGCCATGGCCCGTAAATACTGGCCGAACTCGAACCCAGTTGGGCAAACGATTCTTATCGGCGACCATTTGGGGCCAGGATTCGATCAGGGACCGGTTGTGATCGTCGGGGTAGTTGGAAATGTGCGTGAGCGCCTTCAAGTCGGCGGTGCGCCAGTGATGTACCAAATGCTGTCACAAATTCCCGATCGCGCTTTAGCGTTGGTTGACAATCTGGAGCACAGCGCCATCCTGGTGCGCACGCGCCCAGGAGTGGCTCCCATGAGCGTGAGCAACGCCATCAACGAGAGATTGCTGCGAGTTGGGAACATGGCAACAACGAAGGTGCGCACTATGGATCAAGTGAGCTTTGATTCAACCGCTCGTCAGAATTTCAATCTGTTGTTGCTCGGTATATTCGCCGGAATCGCTCTGTTGCTGGCTACGCTAGGAATTTATGCCGTGATATCGTACAACGTCGGGCAAAGAACGCACGAGATCGGTATTCGTGGCGCACTCGGGGCCAGCCGCCAAGATATTCTCTCTTTAATCCTCAACCAGGCATTGCGAATGGTGCTTGCGGGAGTTGCTGTCGGCGCCCCAGCGGCGTTCGCGCTAACTCGTTTGCTTCGCGCTCAGTTGTTCGGTGTAACCCCAGCAGACCCATTAACGTTTGCGGCTGTGCCCGCTATAATGCTAGCTCTCGCGATAGCAGCCGCATGCATTCCCGCTGTGCAAGCAAGCCGTGTAGATCCAATTGCGGCTCTGCGGCATGAATAG
- a CDS encoding metallophosphoesterase gives MSSKRRTDDQDILHDNDHKDGVDRRGFLKCMAWAGTGVVWTIAAGGIPESRLFAAPKHDKKTDKKSPNGLHFVQISDSHMGFNKPANTDVAATLQAAVDKINSLDEQPEFIIHTGDLSHQSKPAEFDTMDQILKSARPKHIFFVPGEHDTSVDDGKQYMDRYGRDTKGRGWYSMDHKGVHFIGLVNVMQLEGMGQLGDEQLAWLQDDLRAVSASTPVVLFAHIPLWAIYPEWGWGTKDSEQAFSYLKRFGSVTVLNGHIHQVMQKVEGNATFHTAMSTAFPQPAPGTAPSPGPLKVPADKLRSVLGLANVRYVEKNQSLAVVDSPLATTDGSSASLLRRELLVG, from the coding sequence ATGTCTTCAAAACGTAGGACTGATGATCAAGACATTCTTCACGATAATGATCACAAAGACGGCGTTGACCGCCGAGGATTTCTTAAGTGCATGGCATGGGCGGGGACTGGAGTTGTTTGGACGATCGCAGCCGGCGGAATTCCTGAATCCCGTCTTTTCGCGGCGCCCAAGCACGACAAGAAAACTGATAAGAAGTCCCCTAATGGTTTGCATTTTGTTCAGATAAGCGACAGCCACATGGGCTTCAATAAGCCTGCAAATACAGATGTGGCCGCGACCTTGCAAGCAGCGGTGGACAAAATCAACAGCCTCGACGAGCAGCCGGAGTTCATCATTCACACTGGCGACCTCAGCCACCAATCGAAGCCCGCTGAGTTTGACACTATGGATCAAATCCTTAAGAGTGCGCGTCCAAAACACATCTTCTTTGTGCCCGGCGAACATGACACCTCAGTCGATGATGGCAAACAGTACATGGACCGATATGGAAGAGATACGAAGGGACGTGGCTGGTACAGCATGGACCACAAAGGCGTGCATTTCATCGGGCTCGTGAATGTTATGCAGCTCGAAGGGATGGGGCAGTTAGGCGACGAACAGCTCGCATGGCTTCAAGATGACCTGCGAGCTGTTTCGGCGAGCACCCCTGTGGTTCTATTCGCGCACATTCCGCTCTGGGCTATTTATCCCGAATGGGGTTGGGGAACAAAAGACAGTGAACAGGCATTTTCATACTTAAAGCGTTTCGGATCTGTCACCGTCTTGAATGGTCACATTCACCAGGTAATGCAGAAGGTGGAAGGAAACGCGACTTTTCATACCGCCATGTCGACTGCTTTTCCCCAACCCGCCCCCGGAACCGCCCCTTCTCCCGGACCTCTGAAAGTTCCGGCAGACAAACTGCGAAGCGTACTTGGTCTCGCGAACGTCAGGTATGTGGAGAAAAATCAGAGCCTCGCGGTCGTTGATTCGCCGCTTGCGACAACCGACGGCAGTTCGGCCAGTCTTCTCCGCCGAGAATTGTTGGTGGGCTAG
- a CDS encoding iron-sulfur cluster-binding domain-containing protein → MQPPLTLALGVVFVLFAGVNSYLMLRGDRHSNPRAQAWRVRAHRIIGYLFTFLYCVMSYHMVLRLKGLSDELSPRNIVHASLALILLPLLLIKVAVARHYKRPTTTLRVLGLSITGISYLLVIINLGAYLLRSASPATVPAYISVFVTTVCATMLLALLWRRSKPADALIGLDSVDKSGSGRSSVVLKLARIHRQTHDAKTLRFLVPHDCRISFRPGQFLKFNWAIDGKTLPRCYSICSSPSQTGYIEITPKQTASGYVSGFLNQKASIGLTVEVSEPAGQFYFDETQHQRIVLIAGGSGITPFMSMLRYIDDRCLSTEVTLLYFVRTSKDIIFETELKSLQARLPRLHVATVLSQPDSRWVGLTGHLTQDLIEINVEDVTSSTFFICGPPGMMKAAREVLEAMKVSSARIKQENFGAGQVPTNTEQIPPTQIVLVEFARSKQTRLVSSSATLLETAEACGIQMPYSCREGQCGTCASKLLKGRVHMDSEDGLTSELKDRGYILPCVSHAKGDVTIDA, encoded by the coding sequence ATGCAACCTCCTCTCACTTTGGCACTCGGCGTAGTATTCGTGCTTTTCGCCGGAGTCAACTCCTACTTGATGTTGCGAGGTGATCGGCACTCCAATCCCAGAGCTCAGGCATGGCGAGTGCGAGCGCATCGCATTATCGGTTACTTATTCACGTTTTTGTATTGCGTGATGAGCTATCACATGGTGTTACGCCTGAAAGGGCTTAGTGATGAACTTTCACCGCGCAACATTGTTCACGCATCTCTGGCGCTGATACTCCTTCCGCTCCTGCTTATAAAGGTGGCTGTGGCCCGGCACTACAAACGCCCCACCACGACCCTGCGAGTCCTTGGATTGTCGATTACGGGAATTTCTTATCTGCTCGTCATTATCAATTTGGGAGCATATCTACTACGGAGTGCGAGCCCGGCAACCGTGCCTGCGTATATATCCGTTTTTGTCACGACCGTGTGCGCCACCATGCTCCTTGCTCTATTGTGGCGTAGGTCGAAACCTGCCGACGCACTTATTGGACTCGATAGTGTCGACAAATCTGGATCAGGAAGAAGCTCAGTCGTCCTTAAATTGGCGCGAATTCACCGGCAGACGCATGACGCTAAGACTCTGCGCTTTCTAGTTCCGCACGACTGCCGCATTTCCTTTCGTCCAGGCCAGTTCCTCAAATTCAATTGGGCCATTGATGGAAAGACTCTGCCGCGCTGTTATTCAATCTGCTCTTCCCCTTCGCAAACGGGCTATATCGAAATCACGCCGAAGCAAACTGCCAGCGGATACGTATCAGGGTTCTTGAACCAAAAGGCCAGTATCGGATTGACCGTGGAAGTCTCAGAGCCGGCCGGCCAATTCTACTTCGATGAAACGCAGCATCAGCGGATTGTACTGATCGCGGGTGGCAGTGGTATTACGCCTTTCATGTCGATGTTGCGCTACATCGATGATCGTTGTCTTTCCACGGAAGTCACGCTTCTGTATTTCGTTCGCACCAGCAAAGACATCATCTTTGAAACGGAGCTGAAATCCTTACAAGCGCGACTACCGCGATTGCACGTCGCGACGGTGCTTTCCCAACCAGATTCTCGATGGGTTGGGCTGACCGGTCATCTCACACAAGATTTGATCGAAATCAATGTGGAGGACGTTACTTCGTCCACATTCTTCATTTGCGGTCCTCCTGGAATGATGAAGGCAGCTCGCGAAGTTCTGGAAGCAATGAAAGTGAGTTCAGCAAGAATAAAGCAAGAAAACTTTGGAGCAGGCCAGGTACCTACTAACACAGAGCAAATTCCACCGACGCAGATTGTTCTGGTGGAATTTGCGCGCTCAAAACAAACGCGTTTGGTGTCTTCCTCCGCAACGCTTCTGGAGACCGCCGAAGCCTGCGGAATACAGATGCCTTACAGCTGTCGCGAGGGACAGTGTGGAACCTGTGCAAGCAAGCTACTCAAAGGCCGCGTCCACATGGATTCAGAAGATGGACTTACTTCTGAACTGAAAGACCGTGGCTATATCCTGCCCTGTGTGAGCCACGCAAAGGGAGACGTGACGATCGATGCGTGA
- a CDS encoding anti-sigma factor, with protein MINHAQHNLLHAYLDDELDLVRSMELEDHLVECGDCAHEVASYRALREGVISGDLRYQPPTDFRARLLKEIREQEKPEAKLVFVQRRLPWWSWATVATCLLAFAAAFMLDLSQRHERNLMSEIVSDHVRSLMATHLTDVLTSDQHTVKPWFTGKLDFSPEVRDFSADGFDLVGGRLEYVDGHDAAAIVYQRRKHVINVFMWPSSGADQEPRMIAQQGFDLVEWKRAGMYYCAVSDLNQQELSEFSLMLRR; from the coding sequence ATGATTAATCACGCCCAACATAATCTCCTCCATGCCTATCTGGACGACGAACTCGACCTGGTTCGCAGCATGGAACTCGAAGACCACCTGGTCGAGTGCGGCGACTGCGCGCACGAAGTTGCCAGCTATCGAGCGCTGCGAGAAGGCGTTATAAGTGGGGATCTGCGCTATCAACCACCGACAGATTTTCGTGCGCGTTTGTTGAAGGAAATAAGAGAGCAGGAAAAGCCTGAGGCTAAGCTTGTATTTGTCCAGCGCCGGCTCCCGTGGTGGAGTTGGGCGACTGTTGCTACTTGTCTGCTGGCCTTTGCTGCAGCGTTCATGCTTGATCTTAGTCAGCGACATGAGCGTAATCTGATGAGCGAAATTGTCTCCGACCATGTGCGGTCGTTAATGGCAACGCACCTGACTGACGTGCTGACTTCGGACCAGCACACGGTAAAACCATGGTTCACAGGTAAGCTCGACTTTTCGCCCGAAGTCCGCGACTTCTCCGCTGACGGTTTCGATCTGGTCGGTGGTCGATTGGAATACGTTGACGGCCACGATGCTGCTGCAATCGTTTATCAGAGACGCAAGCACGTGATCAATGTGTTTATGTGGCCTTCGTCAGGAGCTGACCAAGAGCCACGCATGATCGCTCAACAGGGCTTCGATCTGGTGGAGTGGAAGCGAGCTGGCATGTACTATTGCGCGGTTTCAGATTTGAACCAGCAAGAACTGTCTGAGTTTTCTTTGATGCTGCGCAGGTAG
- a CDS encoding VOC family protein, with the protein MTTSLLFDLDHVQIAAPRGCEAAAREFFGRLLGMTEIEKPEGLRSRGGCWFKLGSRQLHIGVEEDFHPARKAHPAFAVRKIDLLFVLLTGAGIECVWERGIVGVQRFYANDPWGNRLEFIGSTGT; encoded by the coding sequence ATGACAACCTCTCTCCTGTTCGACTTGGACCACGTGCAAATCGCTGCTCCCAGGGGCTGTGAGGCTGCTGCACGAGAGTTTTTTGGACGGCTTCTCGGCATGACGGAAATCGAAAAGCCTGAGGGTCTGCGTTCACGCGGTGGGTGCTGGTTCAAATTGGGATCGCGACAATTACATATTGGCGTCGAGGAAGATTTTCATCCTGCACGAAAAGCGCATCCAGCGTTTGCAGTGCGCAAGATCGATTTGCTCTTCGTGTTGCTTACCGGTGCGGGAATTGAATGCGTGTGGGAGCGCGGAATCGTTGGAGTGCAACGGTTTTATGCTAACGATCCATGGGGCAATCGCTTGGAGTTCATAGGATCGACTGGCACGTAG
- a CDS encoding vanadium-dependent haloperoxidase gives MTKATVAVALLCASLWCTTETWAQEETQKSNGPFTQSVNEVVQWNKILLTIVRTPGAQPATVHPTRSFAMMHVAIYDAVNAIDRSHSPYLIQVAEVSKHASQAAAAAAAGHEVLLALYPNFKTTLDADLQQSLANIGSGREVNEGLRIGQEVGDRIVALRSNDGSDAPPIPYVFGPAPGDYQSTPPNFPKQPQFTNWPHVTPFALRNAAQFRPGPPPSLSSDVYEDAFNETKSLGIANGTAATADQALTGHFWNGAIQNYWNEITQTAAIDFGLTTAQSARLFALLNLSFADSVIAFYDAKYTYNFWRPVTAIRGASAAINPKTLPDANWLPEVGNTTPDPSYPGAHAVISAAGAAVLISFFHRDQLNFQVTSEVMPGVERAFDSFSDAAQEATLSRMFAGVHFRFDLTHGQRLGRQVADFVFDNLLTPVEGAPDERGDH, from the coding sequence ATGACAAAAGCTACAGTCGCAGTAGCTCTTCTATGCGCCAGTCTGTGGTGTACGACTGAAACATGGGCGCAAGAGGAAACGCAGAAATCAAATGGTCCTTTTACGCAATCTGTGAACGAAGTTGTTCAGTGGAACAAGATTCTTCTAACAATTGTTCGGACGCCAGGCGCTCAGCCCGCAACTGTTCATCCAACCCGCAGCTTCGCGATGATGCATGTAGCGATCTACGACGCGGTGAATGCCATTGATCGGAGTCATTCGCCGTACCTGATCCAGGTTGCTGAGGTCTCGAAGCACGCATCACAAGCAGCAGCGGCGGCTGCCGCAGGACACGAAGTCCTCCTTGCGCTGTACCCAAACTTCAAGACAACACTCGATGCTGACCTTCAGCAATCGCTCGCAAACATCGGCTCCGGCAGGGAAGTGAATGAAGGGCTCCGCATCGGCCAAGAAGTCGGCGATCGCATAGTGGCGTTGCGAAGCAACGATGGGTCCGACGCTCCACCTATTCCTTATGTCTTTGGCCCAGCGCCAGGCGACTACCAATCAACGCCGCCGAATTTTCCCAAGCAGCCTCAGTTTACAAACTGGCCGCATGTGACGCCCTTTGCCCTCCGTAACGCGGCCCAATTCCGTCCAGGACCGCCACCGAGTTTGAGCAGCGACGTTTATGAGGACGCGTTCAATGAGACCAAGTCCCTTGGGATTGCAAATGGCACAGCCGCGACAGCGGATCAGGCCCTCACGGGGCATTTCTGGAATGGAGCAATTCAGAACTACTGGAATGAAATCACGCAGACTGCAGCAATTGACTTTGGCTTGACAACCGCGCAGAGCGCCCGCCTATTCGCACTTCTCAATCTATCTTTTGCGGACAGTGTGATTGCCTTCTACGACGCTAAATACACTTACAATTTCTGGAGGCCGGTAACGGCTATCCGAGGAGCCTCCGCTGCCATCAACCCGAAGACTCTGCCGGATGCAAATTGGCTGCCCGAAGTCGGCAATACCACTCCCGATCCGTCATATCCCGGCGCACACGCCGTAATCAGCGCAGCAGGTGCAGCGGTCCTGATCTCCTTCTTTCATCGCGACCAGTTGAATTTTCAGGTCACGTCGGAAGTGATGCCGGGAGTGGAGCGGGCATTTGATTCCTTCTCAGATGCTGCCCAAGAAGCCACTCTAAGTCGAATGTTCGCTGGAGTGCACTTCCGTTTCGATTTGACTCACGGTCAACGCCTCGGCCGCCAAGTGGCTGACTTCGTCTTCGACAACCTATTGACTCCTGTCGAAGGAGCGCCAGACGAAAGAGGAGATCACTGA